In Uranotaenia lowii strain MFRU-FL chromosome 2, ASM2978415v1, whole genome shotgun sequence, one genomic interval encodes:
- the LOC129742338 gene encoding uncharacterized protein LOC129742338 encodes MINKNIPGDIIRWISSFLRNRKVTILSGGEAISRTISNGLPQGDVLSPTLFNVYTAELHEINVGGVILVQYADDFVIIVKGKTLMELEIKSNMFLRDFQMNAVRLNLKINPDKTKLMLLKATNEKLNISIGGTQIENVNSYQYLGIQLDKLGRYRGHLRNLELRLKERLDMLKVISQIKYGGHPETMKLLFRALVRSLVDYGSITHANAAKSNRSRIDVVMNQCWRKITGCTRTTPKNTLCALAGEFPLNIRSQYLACREIARYAANGSIVMNQLIALDPTTSTDNLTFCEKTYLEHREIFSAIVPMEKIEITHNILSALDIQTCLGDFRPTKKDTDPRILKQMVICLQHNKYQRRRPIYTDASKSSHSCGIGVYCPTTKRKISLKLRRTTCIMTAEIYAISVALEFIASEHIMLSVIYTDSLSACIMLENAAHRTERNTVLHNIIHLMCRFGVTLQWIPSHISIQGNDIADELAKAGTSSEHYLENKIFLKDAFNIFAEYQNSNCNHWYQEYAKEKGKHFFAIQPLFLETPWYKGKHLKNKQVRTLNRIMAGHNYSKYWLAKMKIIDDARCDTCQENETAEHIILYCPNYLQIRKNYTFENKYASLTELLQTNDIEVFKEVTNFLTEIKAEI; translated from the coding sequence atgatcaataaaaatattcctGGTGACATTATACGATGGATATCATCGTTTCTAAGAAACAGAAAAGTGACCATCTTGAGTGGAGGTGAAGCTATCAGTCGCACAATTAGCAATGGACTACCCCAAGGAGACGTCCTTTCACCAACCCTGTTCAATGTGTATACTGCTGAACTCCACGAGATAAATGTGGGGGGAGTCATACTCGTACAGTATGCGGATGACTTCGTCATCATCGTTAAAGGAAAAACGCTCATGGAACTGGAAATCAAATCTAATATGTTTCTTCGAGATTTTCAAATGAACGCTGTCAGATTAAACCTTAAAATCAATCCAGATAAAACTAAATTGATGCTACTCAAGGCGACCAATGAGAAACTGAATATTTCCATCGGAGGTACCCAAATAGAGAACGTCAATTCGTATCAATATCTAGGCATCCAGTTAGACAAACTTGGAAGATACAGAGGACACTTACGAAACTTAGAACTGCGCTTGAAGGAACGTCTGGATATGCTTAAAGTAATCTCCCAAATAAAATACGGAGGTCACCCAGAAACAATGAAATTGCTGTTCAGGGCACTGGTAAGGAGTCTAGTCGACTACGGAAGCATTACGCATGCAAATGCAGCAAAATCTAATCGAAGCAGAATAGATGTAGTTATGAATCAATGTTGGCGCAAAATTACAGGTTGTACAAGAACAACTCCCAAAAATACCCTCTGTGCTTTGGCTGGAGAATTCCCACTCAACATCCGATCACAATACCTTGCATGCCGAGAGATAGCCAGATATGCGGCAAACGGATCGATAGTCATGAATCAACTAATTGCTCTTGATCCAACGACTTCAACAGACAATCTCACCTTCTGTGAAAAAACTTACCTTGAACACAGAGAAATTTTCAGTGCCATCGTTCCTATGGAGAAAATCGAAATAACTCACAACATCCTTTCGGCTCTCGACATCCAAACGTGTCTGGGAGATTTTAGGCCAACGAAAAAAGATACTGACCCTAGAATTCTCAAACAAATGGTAATCTGTCTGCAGCACAACAAGTACCAGCGTAGGAGGCCCATATACACAGATGCTTCGAAATCTTCTCACTCTTGCGGGATAGGAGTTTATTGCCCGACAACCAAACGCAAAATCAGCCTAAAACTTAGAAGGACGACTTGTATAATGACAGCCGAAATCTATGCTATATCTGTAGCATTGGAATTTATCGCTTCGGAACACATCATGTTAAGTGTCATCTACACGGACTCTTTGTCCGCCTGCATAATGTTGGAAAACGCAGCGCACAGAACCGAAAGAAACACGGTGCTACACAACATAATACATCTAATGTGTCGGTTTGGTGTAACTCTGCAATGGATTCCAAGTCATATATCCATACAAGGCAACGACATCGCGGATGAACTAGCAAAAGCGGGAACTTCTTCAGAACACTACctggaaaacaaaatatttcttaaagacgctttcaacatttttgcggAATATCAAAACTCAAACTGCAACCATTGGTATCAGGAATACGCGAAAGAAAAAGGAAAGCATTTCTTTGCAATTCAACCCCTTTTCCTAGAAACGCCTTGGTATAAgggaaaacatttgaaaaacaagCAAGTCAGGACTTTGAACCGGATTATGGCAGGACACAACTACTCAAAATACTGGttagcaaaaatgaaaattattgacGATGCCCGCTGCGATACTTGCCAAGAAAATGAAACAGCTGAGCACATAATACTGTATTGTCCGAATTACTTgcaaataaggaaaaattatACCTTCGAAAACAAATATGCCAGTCTGACCGAATTACTGCAAACAAACGATATAGAAGTTTTCAAGGAAGTCACAAACTTTCTCACTGAAATTAAAGCTGAAATTTGA